The Streptomyces liliiviolaceus sequence CCAGCGGCGAGGGCACGCCGGACGGCGCGGCGGCGACGGGCCGGGCGAACCTCTCCTGCCATGTCGTCACGGCGTCCTGCACGGTCTTGAGGTCCTTCAGACGTGCGGAGTCGCCCCGGAGCAGTTCGGTGAGCTGCTTGCGGTTCGTCTCCTGTTCCTCGACCCCCTGCTCGTAAGGGGTGACGAACCCCTTCTTGCCGGTGAGCCCGTAGCCGCGGATCCCGGTCTCCTGGTTGAGCACGGCTGCTTCCAGGCGGACCGCGACGGTGAACGCGGGAGACCGGACATCCACGAGATCACGGCTGATCGACTCGGTCCGCCCCAGGACGTAGGCGCCCGCCACCCCGAGCACGGCCAGAACCACCAGGGACGCGGCCACCCCTACACGAAGCCACCGCCTGGTCGTCCACGCGGAAAGCCCTCGCGTACGCGATTGCCTCTCATCGCCGGTCATTCTGTGGGCTCCTCGCTGTGAGCATCGCCTTGCTTGTGTGGCCAGCACACTTTAGAGGGCGACAACCCTTGTTGTCGCGGGCCTCCTCGGGGACCTAGAGTGCCGGGTATGCCAGGCAAGGACTTCGCACCGCGGATCACTCCGCAGGAGACGGCCACCATCGCGGACGCGACGGTCGGCGATCTCGCGCAGCGCCTCGCCCGCCGGCTGGTGGAAGCCCCGTCGTCCTCCTCGGCGGACGACCCGGCACAAGCCCTGGCCCTGCTGCACGTGCTGGATCATCTCAAGCAGGCCACCGAACGACTGCAGCAGGAAGCGGCCGTGGCCGCCGCACGCGCGGGTGCCGGATACCCGCAGATCGGCGCCGCCTGCGGGATGACCCGGCAGGGAGCCCGACGCCGCTGGCCCGGGCTCTTCCACCACTCCAACGAGAAACCCACGGAGCAACCGACGATGACCACCCCCGCCCGCCCCTTCGACGTCCTGCTCGTCGAGGACGACATGGCCGACGCCATGCTCATCGAGGAAGCCCTTTCCGAGCGCGGGGCCCGCAATCTGGTCCAGGTCACCGACGGGGTCGCCGCGCTGGAGCATCTGCGGACGCCGGGCACCCCGCGCCCCGACCTCATCGTGCTCGATCTGAACATGCCGCGGATGAACGGCCGCGACCTGCTGAAGGTCCTCAAGACCGATGACGACCTGCAGACGATCCCCGTGGTCGTCCTGACGACGTCCACCGCTCCGGACGACGTCACGGGCGCGTACAGCAGTCACGCCAACGCCTATGTGACCAAGCCCGTCAATCTCGACGAGTTCGAGCAGGCCGTCCAGAGCATCGACGCCTTCTACCTCGACACCGCCACCCGGCCCCGCCCCTGAAGCACGGGACGCGTCACGACGGCCGTGCCAGGTGCGCCAGCACCGTGCGCACCGCCCCGGCCACGGCCTCGCGTGATGCGTCCGTCGGTTCGTCGGTCTCGAAGCCGTGCCGGCCGTGCGGGACGTCGATGATCTCGACCGGGGCCTTCGTCTCCTTCGCGGTGGTCACGAACTCCCGTACCGTGGCCGCGATCTGCGGTGTCTCCAGGCCCGCCCGGGTGAGGACGACGGGCGGCGCCGGCTTCCCGGCGGCGGTGCGGAGCGCGCCGACCGGGTCGAAACGGGGGCCGACCGCGCCCCAGCCCGGCAGCGGGGCCAGGATCGGGTAGGTGAGGGCGAGGCAGCGCAGCCACGGCGGCGGCGCGGCGATGAAGTCCGCGGCAAGCAGTCCGGCACCGGAGAAGATCCACAGGGCGATACGCCGCTCGTCCATCCTGGGGTCGGCCCGCAGCAGGTCGACGGCCTCCGCCACGTCGTCCGCCGCGCGCGCGTAGTCGGTGATGCCGTGCAGCCGGTGCTCCACGACGGCACCCACCGCGCCGAGGCTCGCCGTGTACCGGGCGTAACCGAGGTAGAACGGCGAGTCGCGCGGCGCCGGGACGAGGTCCGCGGGCACGGGCCCGCCGTGCACGAACAGCACCGCGGGCCAGGGACCTCGCGCCCCTCCCCCCGCCCCCGTCCGGCCCGCTCCGGTCTCCGGCAGGTGCAGGTCCACCCGCCCGCTGCGCACCCGCGGACGCTCCGGAGCGTCGAGCAGAAACGGCCGGGCGTACGAGGACTCCTCCTCGGGTACGGTCAGCCGGCGCCCCTCGCCGGCCGCCGCGCGGAGCAGTACCCCGGCCAGTTCGTCCGGGCGGGAGAGCATCGGCCAGTGGCCGGTGGCCAGTTCGAAGAAGCCCACCCTCGGATCGGCCAGCTTCCGCAGATACGGCGGCCCGGTGCGTACCAGCGCCTCGACCAGTTCCACGGTCGTGCCGCCGGCCGTGCACAGGATGCCGGTGGTGGGTATGTCCGCGGCGGCGCCGGTCAGGCGCAGGGGCTGGGTCAGCGTGCGCGAGGGCTGCGGGGCGGCCAGCCCGCTCAGCAGCTCCAGGTGCCCCGCCGACAGACCCTCCGTGCTGCCCCACCGCTGCCACTGCGCCGGCTCCGGGGGCGGGACGGGCCCGGAATCGCCGTTCGCGCCCAGCAGTTCGTGCACCGACGGGTCCGGCACCAGGGCGAGGGCCGCGTCGCCGTCCTGCGGTATCCCGGCGTCCAGGTGAACGACCCGTGCGACCCGCTCCGGGCGGCGGTCCGCCGCGCCCAGGACGGGGTGGATGGCGTAGTCGTGGCCGACCAGCACCACCTCCCCCGCCGGATCTCGGGGATCGAGGGGATCGGGCAGATCGAGGGAATCGAGTCTCCGGACCACGTCCTCGA is a genomic window containing:
- a CDS encoding response regulator, whose amino-acid sequence is MPGKDFAPRITPQETATIADATVGDLAQRLARRLVEAPSSSSADDPAQALALLHVLDHLKQATERLQQEAAVAAARAGAGYPQIGAACGMTRQGARRRWPGLFHHSNEKPTEQPTMTTPARPFDVLLVEDDMADAMLIEEALSERGARNLVQVTDGVAALEHLRTPGTPRPDLIVLDLNMPRMNGRDLLKVLKTDDDLQTIPVVVLTTSTAPDDVTGAYSSHANAYVTKPVNLDEFEQAVQSIDAFYLDTATRPRP
- a CDS encoding alpha/beta hydrolase codes for the protein MSVFVLVSGPFTDGRIWSEVVGRLRESGAQAHPVSLSRRPGADLETHVEDVVRRLDSLDLPDPLDPRDPAGEVVLVGHDYAIHPVLGAADRRPERVARVVHLDAGIPQDGDAALALVPDPSVHELLGANGDSGPVPPPEPAQWQRWGSTEGLSAGHLELLSGLAAPQPSRTLTQPLRLTGAAADIPTTGILCTAGGTTVELVEALVRTGPPYLRKLADPRVGFFELATGHWPMLSRPDELAGVLLRAAAGEGRRLTVPEEESSYARPFLLDAPERPRVRSGRVDLHLPETGAGRTGAGGGARGPWPAVLFVHGGPVPADLVPAPRDSPFYLGYARYTASLGAVGAVVEHRLHGITDYARAADDVAEAVDLLRADPRMDERRIALWIFSGAGLLAADFIAAPPPWLRCLALTYPILAPLPGWGAVGPRFDPVGALRTAAGKPAPPVVLTRAGLETPQIAATVREFVTTAKETKAPVEIIDVPHGRHGFETDEPTDASREAVAGAVRTVLAHLARPS